The DNA window GGGGCGGCGGCCTTCTTCGTGGCGGCCTTCGCGGCGACCGTCTTCTTGGCCGCCGGCTTCCTGGCCGCCGCCTTCTTCCCGGTGGCCCGTGCCGGCAGCGCCCCGTCGGAAACCCGGTCCGCGCCCAGGATGTCCCGCAGGAACTTGCCCGTGTGGCTGGCGCCCACCGAGGCGACCTGCTCCGGTGTGCCCTCGGCCACCACCAGGCCACCGCCGTAGCCGCCCTCGGGGCCCATGTCGATGACCCAGTCGGCGGTCTTGATGACGTCCAGGTTGTGCTCGATGACGATCACCGAGTTCCCCTTGTCCACCAGCCCCGACAGGACCTTGATCAGCTTCGAGATGTCCTCGAAGTGCAGACCCGTCGTCGGCTCGTCCAGCACGTACACCGTCCGGCCCGTCGACCGCTTCTGCAGCTCCGACGCCAGCTTCACGCGCTGCGCCTCACCGCCCGACAGCGTCGGCGCCGACTGGCCGAGCCGGACGTACCCCAGCCCCACCTCGTTCAGCGTCCGCAGGTGCCGCGAGATCGTCGGCACCGCCTCGAAGAAGTCCAGCGCCTCCTCGATCGGCATGTTGAGGACTTCCGCGATGGACTTGCCCTTGTAGTGGACCTCCAGCGTCTCCCGGTTGTACCGGTCGCCGTGGCAGACCTCGCACGGGACGTACACGTCCGGCAGGAAGTTCATCTCGATCTTGATCGTGCCGTCGCCGGAGCAGTTCTCGCACCGGCCGCCCTTCACGTTGAAGGAGAAGCGGCCCGGCAGGTAGCCGCGCACCTTCGCCTCCATGGTCTCCGCGAACAGCTTGCGCACGTGGTCGAAGACGCCGGTGTACGTGGCCGGGTTCGACCTCGGCGTGCGGCCGATCGGCGACTGGTCGACGTGCACGACCTTGTCGACGAGGTCGTCGCCGTCCACCCGGGTGTGCCGCCCCGGCACCGAGCGGGCGCCGTTCAGCTCGCGCGCCAGGTGCGTGTAGAGGATGTCGTTGACCAGCGTCGACTTGCCGGAACCCGACACACCGGTCACGGCCGTGAGCACGCCCAGCGGGAACGCGACGTCGATGTCCTGGAGGTTGTTCTCCTTGGCGCCGTGGACGGTCAGCTTCCGCTCGCCGTTCACGGGCCGGCGCACGTCCGGGATCGCGATGGACCGCTTGCCCGACAGGTACTGCCCGGTCATCGACTCGGAGTTCTTCAGCAGCTCCTTGAGCGAACCGCTGTGCACGACCTTGCCGCCGTGCTCACCCGCGCCGGGGCCGATGTCCACGACCCAGTCGGCCACCTTGATGGTGTCCTCGTCGTGCTCGACCACGATCAGCGTGTTGCCCATGTCCCGCAGCCGCACCAGCGTCTCGATCAGCCGGTGGTTGTCGCGCTGGTGCAGGCCGATGGAGGGCTCGTCCAGTACGTAGAGCACGCCGACCAGGCCGGAACCGATCTGCGTGGCGAGGCGGATGCGCTGGGCCTCGCCGCCCGACAGGGTGCCGGCGGCGCGGTTCAGCGACAGGTAGTCCAGGCCGACGTCGACGAGGAAGCGGAGCCGCTCGTTGACCTCCTTGAGGACCCGCTCGGCGATCTTCTTGTCGCGGGCGTCGAGCCGCATCCGGCCGAGGAAGTCCGCGCACTCGCTGATCGACATGGCGGCGACCTCGGCGATGGACTTCTCCATCACCGTCACGGCCAGCACGATCGGCTTGAGCCGGGTGCCCTCACAGGTCGGGCAGGGCACCTCGCGCATGTAGCCCTCGAAGCGCTCGCGGCTCGCGTCGCTCTCGGACTCCGCGTGCCGGCGCTTGACGAAGGGCACCGCGCCCTCGAAGGCGGTGGTGTACGCGCGCTCCCGTCCGTACCGGTTGCGGTAGCGGACCTCGATCTGCGTCTTGTGCCCGTACAGCAGGGCCTTCTTCGCGCGCAGCGGCAGTCCGGCCCACGGGATGTCCGTACGGAAGCCCAGCTCCCCGGCCAGGGCGCCGATCAGCCGCTGGAAGTAGTCCTTGGTGTGACCGAGCGACCACGGCGAGACCGCGCCCTCGTCCAGGGACTTCTCCTCGTCCGGAATGATCAGTTCCGGGTCCACCTCCATGCGGGTGCCGATGCCCGTGCACTCGGGGCAGGCGCCGAAGGGCGAGTTGAAGGAGAAGGAGCGCGGCTCCAGCTCCTCGAAGGAGAGGTCGTCGTAGGGGCAGTAGAGGTGCTCGGAGAACATCCGCTCACGCTCGGGGTCGTCCTCGGGGAGGTCGACGAAGTCCAGGATGACCATGCCGCCGGAGAGGCCGAGGGCGGTCTCCACCGAGTCGGTGAGCCGGCGCTTGGCGCTGTCCTTGACGGTGAGGCGGTCGATGACCACCTCGATGGTGTGCTTCTCCTGCTTCTTCAGGGTGGGCGGCTCGGAGAGCTGGACGGTCTGCCCGTCCACCCGCGCCCGGCTGTAGCCCTTGGTCTGCAGGTCGGCGAAGAGGTCGACGAATTCGCCCTTGCGCTCGCGCACCAGGGGCGAGAGCACCTGGAAGCGGCTGCCCTCGGGGAGCGCGAGCACCCTGTCGACGATCGCCTGCGGCGACTGGCGGGAGATGGGGCGCCGGCACTCGGGGCAGTGCGGCTTGCCGATGCGGGCGAAGAGGAGGCGGAGGTAGTCGTAGACCTCGGTGATGGTGCCCACGGTCGAGCGCGGGTTGCGCGAGGTCGACTTCTGGTCGATCGAGACGGCCGGCGAGAGCCCCTCGATGAAGTCGACGTCGGGCTTGTCCATCTGCCCGAGGAACTGACGGGCGTACGACGAGAGCGACTCGACGTAGCGGCGCTGGCCCTCGGCGAAGATCGTGTCGAAGGCCAGGGAGGACTTGCCCGACCCGGAGAGTCCGGTGAAGACGATGAGTGAGTCGCGGGGCAGGTCGAGCGAGACGTTCTTGAGGTTGTGCTCGCGAGCGCCACGAACGATGAGACGGTCGGTCACGCCGGTCCGCACCTTTCTTGAGAGAGCGGGGGGCACGGGCCCCCGTCCCAGGGTATGGGGGGCGCCACTGCGGTGGAGTTGGAGTCTGACTTCCGAGCGTATAGCACGCACATTCGATTTACGGCACTCCGCCAGCCGCTTCACCCGATCGTGTGGCCGACGGCCCTGGAGCACTAGGCTCGGTCCCATGACTGATCATGTGCACGACCTGCGATCTGTACGTGAAGCGACGGACCGGCTGCTGACCGCGGTCGCGAAGCTGGACAACGCCTCTCTCGCCGCGGAGTCACACCTCCCCGGCTGGAGCCGCGGCCACATCCTGGCCCACCTGGCACGCAACGCGGACGCCCTCGTCAACGTCCTCGAGGGGCGCCCGATGTACGAGAGCGCCGAAACCCGCGACGCGGACATCGCCCGCGACGCCGGCCGTTCCCTGGAACAACACCTGACGGACCTCCGTGATTCCGGGGCCCGCTTCCTCGCCGCCACCGAGCGGGACCAGGACTGGTCCCGCACCGTCGAGCTGCGCAACGGGGTCACGGACCTCGCCGCCCACGTGCCCTTCCGCCGCCTCGTCGAGGTCGAGCTGCACCACGTCGACCTGGACATCGGCTACGGGCTGCGCGACCTGCCCGCGGAGTTCACCGGCCGCGAGATCGCCTTCCTCGCCGACCGCTGGTCGGGGCGTCCCGAGGTGCCGCCGGTCACGCTGCGGGCCCCCTCCGGCACGCTCTGGCACACCGGCGGCACGGAGGGCACCCCGGTGGCCCTGGAAGGCCCCGAGGACGAGCTGCTCGGCTGGCTGGCCGGGCGCGGTCCGCGGGGCGCCGGACTCACCGTCACGGCCGGCGACGGCCTTCCCGTACTCCCGCCGCTCTAGATCAGACGCCTCTAGGATCAAAGACATGACGTACACCGGAGAGGTCAAGGTCGGCGGTCCGGCCGACGTGCACGAGCTCGCGGACCTGATGATTTCCAAGGTCGCGGTGGGCCCGATGAACAACAACGCGTACCTGCTGCGCTGCCGGGCCACCGACGAGCAGCTGCTGATCGACGCGGCCGCGGACGCGGACACGCTGCTGAGCCTGATCGGCGACGACGGCATCACGTCCGTCGTCACCACCCACCAGCACGGCGACCACTGGGGCGCGCTCCAGGCCGTGGTCGAGGCGACGGGGGCGACCACCTACGCCGGCGTCTACGACGCCGAGGGGATCCCCGTGGCCACCGACGTCCCGGTGGCGGACGGGGACGCCGTGCGCGTCGGACGGGTCGAGCTCACCGCGCGCCACCTGGTCGGGCACACCCCCGGCTCGATCGCCCTGATCTACGACGACCCGCACGGGCACCCGCACGTCTTCACCGGCGACTGCCTCTTCCCGGGCGGCGTCGGCAACACGTGGGACGACCCTAAGGCCTTCGCGAGCCTGATCGACGACGTCCAGCACAAGATCTTCGACCGGCTGCCGGACGAGACCTGGATCTACCCGGGCCACGGCAACGACACCACGCTCGGCGCCGAGCGTCCGCACCTGGCCGAGTGGCGCGAACGCGGCTGGTAGGTCCGCAACCCGTCAACTTCCCGACGCGGGGCACCCCTTCCGGCCGATGATGGCCGAACGCACGTCCCGGGGGCCGGGGAGGAGGTATCTGCTGCACCATGCAACACGACCCCTCCCCGTCCCCCACCGCGCCTCCCCCCACCCCCCCGATGCTGCGCCTGGCCTCGGCCTCCCTCGCCGGAACCGCCATCGAGTTCTATGACTTCTTCGTCTACGGAACGGCCGCGGCCCTCGTCCTCGGCCCGCTCTTCTTCCCGTCCTTCTCCCCGCTCGCCGGCACCCTCGCCGCCTTCGGCACCTTCGGCGTCGGCTTCCTCGCCCGCCCGCTCGGCTCGGCGGTTTTCGGCCACATCGGCGACCGCCACGGACGGCGTCCGGTGCTCCTCGCCTCCCTGCTGCTGACCGGCCTCGCCACCGTCGCCGTCGGGTGCGTGCCGACGTACGACTCGATCGGCGTGGCCGCCCCCGTGCTGCTGCTCGTGCTGCGCTTCCTGCAGGGCCTGGGGCTCGGCGGTGAATGGGGCGGCGCGGTCCTGCTGACCGCCGAGCACGCTCCCGAACGGCGGCGCGGCCTGTGGTCGAGCTTCCCGCAGATCGGTCCGCCGGTGGGCTTCCTGCTGGCCAACGGCATCGTCCTCGCCCTGTCGGCGACCCTGACCGACGCCCAGTTCGCTTCGTGGGGCTGGCGGATCCCCTTCTGGGCGGCCGGGGTGCTGGCCCTGGCGGGGCTGTGGCTGCGCCACTCGGTGGAGGAGACCCCGCAGTTCCGGGCGCTGGCCACGAGCGGCCGGCGGGCGGACGCCCCGCTGGCGGAGGTGGTCCGCGGCCACTGGCGGCTGCTCCTGCTCACCGGCGGGGCGCTGGCCGTGGGGTACGCCGTCTTCTACGCGGTGACCACCTGGTCCCTCGCGTACGCGACCGAGCGCCTCGGCATGGGCCGTACGACGGTGCTGGCGTGCGTCATGGGCGCCGTCGCACTGATGGGCGTGATGACCCCGCCGCTGGCGGTGCTCGGCGACCGGTACGGCCGGCGGCCGCTGTGCCTGGCCGGGTCGGCGGCCTGCGTGCTGTGGATGTTCCCGCTGGTGGCCCTGCTGGGCACGGCCGATCCGCTGCTGATGACGGTGGGCTTCGTCGTGGCGCTGCTGGGCATGGTGACGATGTTCGCGGTGGTGGGCGCGTACCTGCCGGAGCTGTACGCCCCGCGGATCCGCTGCACCGGCGCGGCCGTCGGCTACAACCTGGGCGGTGTCCTGGGCGGGGCGCTGACCCCGATCGTGGCGACGGCGCTCGCGGACGGCTCCGGCCCGCAGTGGGGTGTGGCGGTGTACCTGAGCGCGATCGCCCTGGTCAGCCTGGTCTGCTTCGCGCTGCTGCCGGAGACGGGCCCGGCGGTCGTGCGCTCGCGGTCGGGCGCCGGGGCGCCCGCGGGCGCGGAAACGGGGGCGGCCGAAGCGGCCGCCCCCGCGTAGCCCCGCAGGACGTCAGGCGTCGATGCTCTCCGGGCGGGCGGCGGCCTCGGCCGCCGCCTGCTTCTTCGAGGCGATCAGGCTGGTGATCGTGGTGAGGACCAGGACACCGCAGATGACACCCAGGGAGACCGGGATCGAGATGACCGGGACGTGCAGCCCGGACTCGTGGAGCGCGTGCAGCACCAGCTTGACGCCGATGAAGCCCAGGATGACCGACAGGCCGTAGCTGAGGTGGACCAGCTTCTTGAGCAGGCCGCCGATCAGGAAGTACAGCTGGCGCAGGCCCATCAGGGCGAAGGCGTTGGCGGTGAAGACGATGTACGGGTCCTGGGTCAGGCCGAAGATCGCGGGGATGGAGTCCAGGGCGAACAGCACGTCGGTGGTGCCGATGGCGAGCATGACGACCATCAGCGGGGTCAGGACGCGCTTGCCGTTGTTCTGGATGAAGAGCTTGGTGCCGTGGTAGCGGTCGGCGACGCCGAACTTCTTCTCCACGGACTTGAGCAGGCGGTTCTCCTCGAACTCGTCCTCCTCCTCACCCTTGCGGGCCTCCTGGATCAGCTTCCACGCGGTGTAGATCAGGAACGCGCCGAAGATGTAGAACACCCAGGAGAAGCTGGCGATGATCGCCGCGCCGGCCGCGATGAAGATCGCGCGGAGCACCAGGGCGATCAGGACGCCCACGAGCAGGACGCGCTGCTGCAGGTGCGAGGGCACCGAGAACTTCGCCATGATCAGGACGAAGACGAAGAGGTTGTCCACGCTCAGGGACTTCTCGGTGATGAAGCCCGCGAAGAACTCCTGCGAGGCCTGGCCGTTCCCGAAGAACCACAGGCCGAGGCCGAAGAGTGCGGCGAGGACGATCCAGACGACCGTCCAGGTGCCGGCTTCCTTGATCGATACGTCGTGGGGCTTGCGGCCGATGAAGAAATCGGCGCCGATGAGAAGGGTCAGACCGAGAATGGTCATGGCCCACAGGGCCCAGGAAACTTCCACGTTGAACACGCCTCCGGCGGATGGCTCAGCACTTCGTCAGCGTCATCGCTGCCGGAGGTCTCTTCCACCCGGGCGGCCTGGAGGCCGTGGGCCGACGCCCCGGGACGACTGCGCTTGTGACCGCAGTGGTCCGTATTGACGGGCACGCCGTAGCAGGAAAGCAGGAATACTCCCCTCCGCAGCACCAGGGTACCTGCCGGAGGCGCGGAAGGTAAAGAGAATCCCAAGAAGTGGTCAGCGGCAGGTCATGGACCTGCCGCCGGACGTCACGGGCGAGCGCGCCGACGGCCCTCCGCCACCCGCTCCAATGCCTGGTCAAGGACCCTGCTGCCCTGCGGGGGGAGGTCCGGTTCGAAGGTCCAGGCGTGGTGGACCCAGGGATCGGCGAGATGGTTGTCCGGCACCGGCGACAGCCGCATGAGCGAGCGCCACAGCGGATCCAGCAGCGGCCCGTAGGCCGAGGCCTCGTCACGGTCCGCGACCATCAGCAGGTGCACGCCGACCGCCGGGCCCTCGTCGGCGAGGTAGCGGAGCTGGGTGACGGCCCGGTCGTCGAAGCCGTGCGGGAAGTCGTGTACGAGGAGCAGCTGGTCGGCGGTGTCCACGTCGGGCGGCAGGTCCTCGGGGGCGCCGGCCCGCAGCGCCATCTGTACGAGGTCCACCCGCTTGGTCAGCCGTGCCAGGGTCTCGGTGACCCCGGCGGCCCCCGCGGCGGGCGGCCCGGCCAGCACCCCGGCGCGTACGAGGGGCGCCAGCGAGGCGGCTCCGGCTCCGGCCGCGTCGACGACGTGGACGGTGAACCGGTCGGCGGGGTGGACGGCGAGCAGCCGCGCCGCGTGTGCGACGGCCATGTCCATGGCGGCCCGGCGCAGCCGGTCGGTGTCCATGGCCATCGCGGCCTCGGAGCCGGTGCGGCCGTTGTCGATCCACAGCCCGCGCTCCAGGGGGAGCTTCATCAGCATGGGGATGCGCAGGTCGGGGCGCTCGGGCAGGTACAGGTCGCCCAGGCGCAGAGCCAGCGGGTTCTCCTCGGGCAGCCCGGCGGACCGGCCGCCGTGCCAGACCGGGTTGTCCCAGCGGGCGTACGCGGCCGGCAGCGCGGGCTCGACCACCTCCGACTCGGCGACCAGCTGGACGAGGTCCCGGTCGAGGACGGCCCGGGCCTGTGCGACCAGCTCCTCGCGGCGCGCCCGGGCGGTGTCGCGGGCGGCGTTTCCGGAGCCGCCGAGGCGGTGGCGGGGGTCGGACAGTGCCTCGTCGAGCTCGCGGTCCATGCGGGAGTCGGCGAATTCCACTGCGCTGCGGTAGGCGGCGACCGTGCGTGCCAGGTCCTCGAACATGCCCCAGACCTGGTTGTAGAGCCGCTCCTCCATGGACCAGCCGCTGGCGTCGCCCGCGACGGGCCTCGGGGGCTCGCCGGGCTGCTGCGCGGCGGCCGGGCGCGGCGCGGGCTCGGGCGGCTCGGTCGCGGCGGGGCGGCGGCGCGGGTGGGAGTAGCTGATCGTGCTGTCGGCCGGGGCCGCGGGCGTCGCGGCGGGGCCGGCCGTGGGCGTGCCCCCGGCCGTGGGCGTGGAGCCGACCGTGGGCGTGGAGCCGACCGTGGGCGCCGGGCCGGGCGTGGGGGCGGGGCCCGGCGTGCCCGCGTACGGGCTGCCGGACACCGGGACCGCCGGGTCGGGTGCGACCGGGACCGGGTCGGGCGCGACCGGGGCCGCGACGCTGGCGTGCACGCGCGCGGCCAGCTCGGCGGCCGCGGGGGCGGTGAGCCCCTGGTCGGCGAAGAGGGCGGCGAGCCCGCCGGCGTAGCCCTGGCCGACGGCGCGGACCTTCCAGGCTCCCTGGCGGCGGTAGAGCTCGAGGGCGACGACGGCGGTCTCGGCCTCCAGGCCGGTCAGGGTGTACTCGGCCAGCCCGGTGCCGTCCATGTCCGTGACGGCGACGTGCGAGGCCGCGACGGCACCGAAGCGGCCCGGGCCGCCCGGGGGCAGGGAGAGCAGGACGCCGACGCGGTGCACGTCGTCGGCCACCGCGTCGAGGTCGACGGCGAACCGGTGCCGGTCTGCGGAGCCGCCGGGCACCTCCACCCCCGGCAGGTCGCCCGCACCGGGGTGCGCGATCCCTTCCGGGCCGGTCACGGCGCCCCGCTCGTCTCCGAGCGAGGCCAGCGCGAGCACCGGGGTGCCCGCCGAGACCGTGATCCGTACCCGCTGTTCGGACAGGGCATGGTTCTGCCCCCGGACCAGTTCGGCCGCCATCGTCCCGTCTCCCCCCGATCTTCTTCGCTTACAGGTGCGGCAGGATCGCCGGCATCAGGTCCTGGAACGTCCGGCCGTTGGCCGGGTTGCCCAGGGCCGTCATCTGCCAGCCCGCGCCCGCGCGGGACACCTTCGCCATGATCTGCGCGGTGTACTGGCCACCGCCGTCGAGGGTGTACCGGGCCAGCTCCTGGCCGTTGGTCTCGTCGACGATGCGGCAGAACGCGTTCTGCACCTCCTGGAACGTCTGGCCGGTGAACGAGTTCACCGTGAAGACGATCTGGTCGATGTGCACCGGCACCCGCTGCAGGTCGACGAGGATGGCCTCGTCGTCCCCGCCCTGGCCGACGCCGCCGACGAGGTTGTCACCGGTGTGCCGGACCGAGCCGTCGTCGCTCTGCAGGTGCCGGAAGAAGACCACGTCCACCGGCTGCTTGTCGGCGAAGAGCACCGCCGACGCGTCCAGGTCGATCTCCCGGGTCCGCGAGCCGAACAGCCCCCGGCGCTTGGCCGCCTGCCAGCCGAGGCCCATGCGGACCGCTGTCAGCGTGCCCCCGTCCGCCTTCTGCAGACTGATGGCCTGACCCTTGGTCATGTTGACCGTCACGCGCTGTCCCCTCTCCATAGCCCGCCCCTACAACGGGAGCGCAGCGTGTACCTGCGGCTGAGACCCAACCCTACTGACAGGCTCCGGCTCAGGCGAGGCCCGCTTCCTTCATCTGCCGCAGCTCCTTCTTCAGCTCGCTCACCTCGTCCCTGATCCGGGCCGCGACCTCGAACTGGAGCTCCGCGGCCGCCGCGCGCATCCGCTCGGTCATCTCCTCGATGATCCCGGCCAGTTCGGCGGCCGGCCGGTCGGTGACGACCGCGCCCGCCTTGGCGCCCTTCGCGCCCTTCCCGGCCTTGGCCCCCGCCGCCTTGCCGCCGAGCGCGGGCACCGGCGTCTTGGCGGCCTTGCCGTCCTTGGCCTGCCGGTATCCCGTGGCGAGGAGCTCCTCGGTGTCCAGTTCCTCGCGGGCGATGGTGGCGACGATGTCGTTGATCTTCTTGCGCAACGGCTGCGGGTCGATGCCGTTGGCGGTGTTGTAGGCGACCTGCTTCTCGCGGCGGCGGTTCGTCTCGTCGATCGCCTGCGCCATGGCCGGGGTGATGCTGTCGGCGTACATGTGGACCTGGCCGGAGACGTTGCGCGCGGCGCGGCCGATGGTCTGGATCAGCGAGGTGCCGGAGCGCAGGAAGCCCTGCTTGTCGGCGTCGAGGATCGCCACGAGCGAGACCTCGGGCAGGTCGAGGCCCTCGCGCAGCAGGTTGATGCCGACCAGGACGTCGAACTCGCCGGAGCGCAGCTCGCGCAGCAGCTCGATGCGGCGCAGGGTGTCCACGTCGCTGTGCAGGTAGCGGACCTGGATGCCGAGCTCCAGGAAGTAGTCGGTGAGGTCCTCGGCCATCTTCTTGGTGAGGGTGGTGACCAGGACCCGCTCGTCCTTCTCGACCCGCTGCCGGATCTCGTGCACCAGGTCGTCGATCTGGCCCTCGGTGGGCTTGACCACGACCTCGGGGTCGATGAGGCCGGTGGGGCGGATGATCTGCTCGACGAAGCCGTCGCCTCGCGAGAGCTCGTACTTGCCGGGGGTGGCCGAGAGGTAGACGGTCTGGCCGATCCGCTCCTGGAACTCCTCCCACTTCAGCGGCCGGTTGTCGAGGGCGGACGGCAGCCGGAACCCGTGGTCGACCAGGGTCCGCTTGCGCGAGGCGTCGCCCTCGTACATGGCGCCGATCTGCGGGACGGTGACGTGCGACTCGTCGATGACCAGGAGGAAGTCCTCCGGGAAGTAGTCGATGAGGGTGTTGGGCGCGGAGCCCGGCTCGCGGTCGTCCATGTGCAGCGAGTAGTTCTCGATGCCGGAGCAGGACCCGATCTGGCGCATCATCTCCAGGTCGTAGGTGGTGCGCATGCGCAGCCGCTGCGCCTCCAGCATCTTGCCCTGCTTCTCCAGCTCCGCGAGGCGCGCGGCCAGCTCGGTCTCGATGCCGCGGACCGCCTTCTCCATGCGCTCGGGGCCGGCGACGTAGTGGCTGGCGGGGAAGACGTAGAGCTCGCGGTCCTCGCTGATGACCTCGCCGGTCAGCGGGTGCAGGGTGGACAGGGCCTCGATCTCGTCGCCGAACATCTCGATGCGGACGGCCAGTTCCTCGTAGACCGGGAAGATCTCGATGGTGTCGCCGCGCACCCGGAAGGTGCCGCGGGTGAAGGCCACGTCGTTGCGCGCGTACTGGATGTCGACGAAGCGGCGCAGCAGCTGGTCCCGGTCGACCTCCTCGCCGACCTTGAGGGAGACCATCCGGTCGACGTACTCCTGCGGGGTGCCGAGGCCGTAGATGCAGGACACGGAGGCGACGACGATCACGTCGCGCCGGGTCAGCAGCGAGTTGGTCGCGGAGTGGCGCAGCCGCTCGACCTC is part of the Streptomyces subrutilus genome and encodes:
- a CDS encoding MBL fold metallo-hydrolase, yielding MTYTGEVKVGGPADVHELADLMISKVAVGPMNNNAYLLRCRATDEQLLIDAAADADTLLSLIGDDGITSVVTTHQHGDHWGALQAVVEATGATTYAGVYDAEGIPVATDVPVADGDAVRVGRVELTARHLVGHTPGSIALIYDDPHGHPHVFTGDCLFPGGVGNTWDDPKAFASLIDDVQHKIFDRLPDETWIYPGHGNDTTLGAERPHLAEWRERGW
- a CDS encoding TerD family protein encodes the protein MAAELVRGQNHALSEQRVRITVSAGTPVLALASLGDERGAVTGPEGIAHPGAGDLPGVEVPGGSADRHRFAVDLDAVADDVHRVGVLLSLPPGGPGRFGAVAASHVAVTDMDGTGLAEYTLTGLEAETAVVALELYRRQGAWKVRAVGQGYAGGLAALFADQGLTAPAAAELAARVHASVAAPVAPDPVPVAPDPAVPVSGSPYAGTPGPAPTPGPAPTVGSTPTVGSTPTAGGTPTAGPAATPAAPADSTISYSHPRRRPAATEPPEPAPRPAAAQQPGEPPRPVAGDASGWSMEERLYNQVWGMFEDLARTVAAYRSAVEFADSRMDRELDEALSDPRHRLGGSGNAARDTARARREELVAQARAVLDRDLVQLVAESEVVEPALPAAYARWDNPVWHGGRSAGLPEENPLALRLGDLYLPERPDLRIPMLMKLPLERGLWIDNGRTGSEAAMAMDTDRLRRAAMDMAVAHAARLLAVHPADRFTVHVVDAAGAGAASLAPLVRAGVLAGPPAAGAAGVTETLARLTKRVDLVQMALRAGAPEDLPPDVDTADQLLLVHDFPHGFDDRAVTQLRYLADEGPAVGVHLLMVADRDEASAYGPLLDPLWRSLMRLSPVPDNHLADPWVHHAWTFEPDLPPQGSRVLDQALERVAEGRRRARP
- a CDS encoding TerD family protein, with the protein product MTVNMTKGQAISLQKADGGTLTAVRMGLGWQAAKRRGLFGSRTREIDLDASAVLFADKQPVDVVFFRHLQSDDGSVRHTGDNLVGGVGQGGDDEAILVDLQRVPVHIDQIVFTVNSFTGQTFQEVQNAFCRIVDETNGQELARYTLDGGGQYTAQIMAKVSRAGAGWQMTALGNPANGRTFQDLMPAILPHL
- a CDS encoding TerC family protein codes for the protein MEVSWALWAMTILGLTLLIGADFFIGRKPHDVSIKEAGTWTVVWIVLAALFGLGLWFFGNGQASQEFFAGFITEKSLSVDNLFVFVLIMAKFSVPSHLQQRVLLVGVLIALVLRAIFIAAGAAIIASFSWVFYIFGAFLIYTAWKLIQEARKGEEEDEFEENRLLKSVEKKFGVADRYHGTKLFIQNNGKRVLTPLMVVMLAIGTTDVLFALDSIPAIFGLTQDPYIVFTANAFALMGLRQLYFLIGGLLKKLVHLSYGLSVILGFIGVKLVLHALHESGLHVPVISIPVSLGVICGVLVLTTITSLIASKKQAAAEAAARPESIDA
- a CDS encoding MFS transporter; amino-acid sequence: MLRLASASLAGTAIEFYDFFVYGTAAALVLGPLFFPSFSPLAGTLAAFGTFGVGFLARPLGSAVFGHIGDRHGRRPVLLASLLLTGLATVAVGCVPTYDSIGVAAPVLLLVLRFLQGLGLGGEWGGAVLLTAEHAPERRRGLWSSFPQIGPPVGFLLANGIVLALSATLTDAQFASWGWRIPFWAAGVLALAGLWLRHSVEETPQFRALATSGRRADAPLAEVVRGHWRLLLLTGGALAVGYAVFYAVTTWSLAYATERLGMGRTTVLACVMGAVALMGVMTPPLAVLGDRYGRRPLCLAGSAACVLWMFPLVALLGTADPLLMTVGFVVALLGMVTMFAVVGAYLPELYAPRIRCTGAAVGYNLGGVLGGALTPIVATALADGSGPQWGVAVYLSAIALVSLVCFALLPETGPAVVRSRSGAGAPAGAETGAAEAAAPA
- the uvrB gene encoding excinuclease ABC subunit UvrB, producing the protein MRPVSKIERTVAPFEVVSSYQPSGDQPAAIAELEKRIRAGEKDVVLLGATGTGKSATTAWMIEKLQRPTLVMAPNKTLAAQLANEFRELLPNNAVEYFVSYYDYYQPEAYVPQSDTYIEKDSSINEEVERLRHSATNSLLTRRDVIVVASVSCIYGLGTPQEYVDRMVSLKVGEEVDRDQLLRRFVDIQYARNDVAFTRGTFRVRGDTIEIFPVYEELAVRIEMFGDEIEALSTLHPLTGEVISEDRELYVFPASHYVAGPERMEKAVRGIETELAARLAELEKQGKMLEAQRLRMRTTYDLEMMRQIGSCSGIENYSLHMDDREPGSAPNTLIDYFPEDFLLVIDESHVTVPQIGAMYEGDASRKRTLVDHGFRLPSALDNRPLKWEEFQERIGQTVYLSATPGKYELSRGDGFVEQIIRPTGLIDPEVVVKPTEGQIDDLVHEIRQRVEKDERVLVTTLTKKMAEDLTDYFLELGIQVRYLHSDVDTLRRIELLRELRSGEFDVLVGINLLREGLDLPEVSLVAILDADKQGFLRSGTSLIQTIGRAARNVSGQVHMYADSITPAMAQAIDETNRRREKQVAYNTANGIDPQPLRKKINDIVATIAREELDTEELLATGYRQAKDGKAAKTPVPALGGKAAGAKAGKGAKGAKAGAVVTDRPAAELAGIIEEMTERMRAAAAELQFEVAARIRDEVSELKKELRQMKEAGLA
- the uvrA gene encoding excinuclease ABC subunit UvrA, producing MTDRLIVRGAREHNLKNVSLDLPRDSLIVFTGLSGSGKSSLAFDTIFAEGQRRYVESLSSYARQFLGQMDKPDVDFIEGLSPAVSIDQKSTSRNPRSTVGTITEVYDYLRLLFARIGKPHCPECRRPISRQSPQAIVDRVLALPEGSRFQVLSPLVRERKGEFVDLFADLQTKGYSRARVDGQTVQLSEPPTLKKQEKHTIEVVIDRLTVKDSAKRRLTDSVETALGLSGGMVILDFVDLPEDDPERERMFSEHLYCPYDDLSFEELEPRSFSFNSPFGACPECTGIGTRMEVDPELIIPDEEKSLDEGAVSPWSLGHTKDYFQRLIGALAGELGFRTDIPWAGLPLRAKKALLYGHKTQIEVRYRNRYGRERAYTTAFEGAVPFVKRRHAESESDASRERFEGYMREVPCPTCEGTRLKPIVLAVTVMEKSIAEVAAMSISECADFLGRMRLDARDKKIAERVLKEVNERLRFLVDVGLDYLSLNRAAGTLSGGEAQRIRLATQIGSGLVGVLYVLDEPSIGLHQRDNHRLIETLVRLRDMGNTLIVVEHDEDTIKVADWVVDIGPGAGEHGGKVVHSGSLKELLKNSESMTGQYLSGKRSIAIPDVRRPVNGERKLTVHGAKENNLQDIDVAFPLGVLTAVTGVSGSGKSTLVNDILYTHLARELNGARSVPGRHTRVDGDDLVDKVVHVDQSPIGRTPRSNPATYTGVFDHVRKLFAETMEAKVRGYLPGRFSFNVKGGRCENCSGDGTIKIEMNFLPDVYVPCEVCHGDRYNRETLEVHYKGKSIAEVLNMPIEEALDFFEAVPTISRHLRTLNEVGLGYVRLGQSAPTLSGGEAQRVKLASELQKRSTGRTVYVLDEPTTGLHFEDISKLIKVLSGLVDKGNSVIVIEHNLDVIKTADWVIDMGPEGGYGGGLVVAEGTPEQVASVGASHTGKFLRDILGADRVSDGALPARATGKKAAARKPAAKKTVAAKAATKKAAAPAKKATARTRKA
- a CDS encoding maleylpyruvate isomerase family mycothiol-dependent enzyme produces the protein MTDHVHDLRSVREATDRLLTAVAKLDNASLAAESHLPGWSRGHILAHLARNADALVNVLEGRPMYESAETRDADIARDAGRSLEQHLTDLRDSGARFLAATERDQDWSRTVELRNGVTDLAAHVPFRRLVEVELHHVDLDIGYGLRDLPAEFTGREIAFLADRWSGRPEVPPVTLRAPSGTLWHTGGTEGTPVALEGPEDELLGWLAGRGPRGAGLTVTAGDGLPVLPPL